A single genomic interval of Heteronotia binoei isolate CCM8104 ecotype False Entrance Well chromosome 11, APGP_CSIRO_Hbin_v1, whole genome shotgun sequence harbors:
- the LOC132579263 gene encoding uncharacterized protein LOC132579263 has translation MEQQRRWRWVAGLVALLACCLRGALAFEVDEECCEWWAESVEWPVGASECPVNPDDLQETYCCGLCFAQHQTNVPQGWLDDVCPVDDPLPAASGSASSSGGGFWGSAIALIVPAVFLILFFCAWLWLKDTPRGPAVGSGSTRGSSSSRLRSCYGVRSMPNALKFMLPTSKPQDSPALSENTHLQFCQPAGANDGVLSPVVVLGPPEEPVPSEALEEPVPGGPPEEPALPAE, from the exons ATGGAGCAGCAGCGGCGGTGGCGCTGGGTTGCGGGCCTGGTGGCGCTGCTGGCGTGTTGCCTGCGGGGGGCGCTCGCCTTCGAGGTGGACGAGGAGTGCTGCGAGTGGTGGGCCGAGAGCGTGGAGTGGCCGGTGGGCGCCAGCGAGTGCCCCGTGAACCCCGACGACCTGCAGGAGACCTACTGCTGCGGCCTCTGCTTCGCCCAGCACCAGACCAACGTCCCCCAAGGCTGGCTGGACGACGTCTGCCCCGTCGACGATCCCCTGCCTGCCGCGTCTGGCTCGGCGTCGAGCTCCGGCGGGG GTTTTTGGGGCTCCGCCATCGCTCTGATTGTCCCAGCAGTTTTCCTGATCCTCTTCTTCTGTGCCTGGCTGTGGCTGAAGGACACCCCCAGGGGCCCTGCCGTCGGTTCTGGCTCCACCAGAGGCTCCTCTTCCTCCCGGCTTCGGTCCTGTTATGGTGTCCGTTCAATGCCAAATGCGCTGAAGTTCATGCTTCCCACCTCCAAACCCCAGGACTCGCCCGCTCTCTCTGAAAATACTCATCTTCAGTTCTGTCAGCCAGCTGGGGCGAATGATGGCGTCTTGAGTCCTGTGGTGGTTCTGGGGCCCCCGGAGGAGCCTGTGCCTAGCGAGGCCCTGGAGGAGCCTGTGCCTGGGGGGCCCCCAGAGGAGCCTGCCTTGCCAGCCGAGTAA